A window of the Lactobacillus gasseri ATCC 33323 = JCM 1131 genome harbors these coding sequences:
- the yidC gene encoding membrane protein insertase YidC, translated as MKSKTKYFSLFAMLTILALILTGCANNSQSIYQAPTSGPYAWVFSLFGKPIQNIMLAVEHQIGGSNGAGWAIIIITFVVQLIVMPLRLASQRKMTTQQEKTQKLQPQMKLIQEALKKPGLTQPQQMQISQLQMRVYKDNNMSMMGGMGCLPLLIQLPIMIGIYQAVAYSKELAASSFFGISLGQRSIVLTIIATLLYVIQGYLSMVGIPEEQKKAMQMTLILSPAMTFFISISAPGALALYFLVGGLIAILQQVITTFIIMPKVKKDVAAELNERPLKVVVTQETIDSILNTTTSSNTGNEAEKDLHQDLRARNAGKQKRPHNSDKD; from the coding sequence ATGAAATCAAAAACTAAATATTTTAGTCTATTTGCCATGCTAACTATCTTGGCATTGATCCTAACTGGTTGTGCTAATAATAGTCAAAGTATCTATCAGGCACCTACCAGCGGACCATATGCCTGGGTTTTTAGTCTTTTTGGTAAGCCAATTCAAAATATCATGTTAGCTGTTGAGCATCAAATCGGTGGCTCAAACGGTGCTGGCTGGGCAATTATTATCATTACTTTCGTTGTTCAGTTAATTGTTATGCCGCTTCGTCTTGCATCTCAGCGCAAAATGACTACGCAACAAGAAAAGACTCAAAAACTTCAACCACAAATGAAGTTGATTCAAGAAGCACTTAAAAAACCCGGCTTAACTCAGCCGCAACAAATGCAAATTAGCCAACTTCAAATGCGAGTTTATAAAGATAATAATATGTCCATGATGGGTGGAATGGGATGTCTACCATTACTTATCCAACTGCCGATTATGATTGGGATCTATCAAGCAGTCGCTTATTCTAAAGAATTAGCCGCTTCAAGTTTCTTTGGTATTTCTTTGGGGCAACGCTCAATTGTCTTAACTATCATTGCTACCTTGCTTTATGTAATTCAAGGTTATCTATCAATGGTTGGAATACCTGAAGAACAGAAAAAAGCCATGCAGATGACTCTAATTTTGAGTCCAGCAATGACCTTCTTCATCAGTATTTCAGCTCCGGGTGCCTTAGCGCTTTACTTCTTAGTTGGTGGTTTAATTGCTATTTTGCAACAAGTAATTACTACTTTCATCATCATGCCAAAAGTAAAAAAAGACGTTGCAGCTGAATTGAATGAACGTCCCCTTAAGGTGGTAGTCACGCAAGAAACAATCGATAGTATTCTTAATACTACTACTTCATCAAATACTGGTAACGAGGCAGAAAAAGATCTTCATCAAGATTTGCGTGCACGAAATGCTGGTAAACAAAAACGTCCTCATAACTCTGATAAAGATTAA
- the rplT gene encoding 50S ribosomal protein L20 has product MPRTKGGTVTRARRKKIMKLAKGYRGSKHLQFKAASTQVFVSRKYAFRDRKKRKSEFRKLWIARINAAARQNGLSYSKLMHGLKVAGIDMNRKMLADIAYNDEKAFADLADAAKKALN; this is encoded by the coding sequence ATGCCAAGAACTAAAGGTGGAACCGTAACACGCGCTCGTCGTAAGAAGATCATGAAGTTAGCCAAGGGTTACCGTGGCTCAAAACACTTACAATTTAAAGCTGCAAGTACTCAAGTATTTGTTTCTCGTAAATATGCTTTCCGTGACCGTAAGAAGCGTAAGAGTGAATTCAGAAAATTATGGATTGCTCGTATCAACGCTGCTGCAAGACAAAATGGTCTTTCATACTCTAAGTTAATGCACGGCTTAAAGGTAGCTGGTATTGACATGAACCGTAAGATGTTAGCTGATATTGCTTACAACGACGAAAAGGCTTTTGCTGATTTAGCAGATGCTGCTAAGAAAGCTTTGAACTAA
- a CDS encoding YqeG family HAD IIIA-type phosphatase gives MLFRPRYTIDTIYHLDPKQLKKMGIKAVFSDLDNTLLAWNKADTAVEMDQLNQRLAKSGIQLVVISNNNAERIGKVLNPYHISFIAKARKPLPIGINKELKELNLQKDQVLMVGDQLITDMQAGNLAGVATVLVKPLVETDKWNTRINRFFEKFIFFFLNLRKPVVFKEKLE, from the coding sequence ATGTTATTTAGACCTCGTTATACAATAGATACCATCTATCATTTAGATCCAAAACAGTTGAAGAAGATGGGAATTAAGGCTGTTTTTAGCGATTTAGACAATACCTTGCTTGCCTGGAATAAAGCTGATACGGCAGTTGAGATGGATCAACTTAATCAGCGTTTAGCTAAATCTGGGATTCAGTTAGTTGTTATCTCGAATAATAACGCTGAACGAATTGGAAAAGTTTTGAATCCATATCATATTTCTTTTATTGCCAAGGCTAGAAAGCCTCTTCCCATTGGAATTAATAAGGAATTAAAAGAACTGAATTTACAAAAAGATCAAGTCCTAATGGTAGGAGATCAGTTGATTACTGATATGCAGGCTGGTAATTTAGCTGGTGTGGCTACAGTTTTGGTGAAACCATTAGTTGAAACCGATAAGTGGAATACTAGAATTAATCGTTTTTTTGAAAAATTTATCTTCTTCTTTTTGAATTTAAGAAAGCCAGTAGTTTTTAAGGAGAAATTAGAATGA
- a CDS encoding nucleotidyltransferase, which translates to MSVIGIVAEYNPFHSGHEFLLNQARLVSENDPIIVMMSGNYVQRGQMAIMDKWQRAKAALNSGADLVFELPFSFAVQPADIFANGSIRMLSNLGVSELFFGVEDANLNFSYLGQKINQIPKNRMDFRDYTQTYATQYNEMVAREVGHEVNQPNMMLAVAYAVASEQLDTPLHLHPVTRLGSGHDDQLLQDKIISSATAIRNYCLHHPNDLIELKKYLPKGELAALEKQKVYPNWNLLFNFLKYRIESASLEELRSIYQMSEGLEYKMKEEIHNAEDFTSFLRQIKSKRYTYARLRRLCLYTLLNVTEKEMQASYQDVSTLLLGYNSRGRNYLKKIRKDVELPIISKVDKKNAASGTLGLQVRVDRLFEQIMGEDQNFGRRPIEVK; encoded by the coding sequence ATGAGTGTAATTGGCATTGTAGCTGAATATAATCCTTTTCATAGTGGACACGAATTTTTATTAAATCAAGCACGCTTAGTTTCCGAAAATGATCCAATAATTGTTATGATGTCAGGCAATTATGTTCAGCGTGGACAAATGGCGATTATGGATAAGTGGCAAAGAGCCAAAGCAGCTTTAAATTCAGGTGCCGATTTAGTATTTGAACTACCTTTTTCTTTTGCAGTTCAACCAGCTGATATTTTTGCTAATGGTAGCATTAGAATGTTAAGCAATTTAGGAGTATCAGAATTATTTTTTGGCGTAGAAGATGCTAATTTAAATTTTTCTTATCTAGGACAAAAAATAAATCAAATTCCTAAAAATCGAATGGATTTTAGAGATTATACTCAAACTTATGCTACGCAATATAATGAAATGGTTGCTAGAGAAGTAGGTCATGAAGTAAATCAGCCTAACATGATGTTAGCTGTTGCTTATGCTGTAGCTAGTGAACAGCTAGATACTCCGCTTCATTTGCATCCCGTGACAAGACTAGGGAGTGGACATGATGATCAACTTCTGCAAGACAAAATTATTTCTTCTGCTACAGCAATTAGAAATTATTGTCTACATCATCCAAATGATTTAATTGAATTAAAAAAATATCTTCCTAAAGGTGAACTAGCAGCACTAGAAAAACAAAAAGTCTACCCAAATTGGAATCTTTTATTTAACTTTTTAAAATATCGAATTGAAAGTGCTAGTTTAGAAGAATTACGCTCAATCTACCAAATGAGTGAAGGCTTAGAGTACAAAATGAAGGAAGAGATTCATAATGCGGAAGATTTTACTTCATTTTTACGCCAAATTAAGTCTAAACGCTATACTTATGCGCGCCTTAGAAGACTTTGTCTTTACACTCTTTTAAATGTAACTGAAAAGGAAATGCAGGCTTCATATCAAGATGTTTCAACGTTATTACTTGGCTATAACAGCCGCGGGAGAAATTATCTTAAAAAAATTCGGAAAGATGTTGAACTTCCAATTATTTCTAAGGTCGATAAGAAAAATGCAGCGAGTGGAACTTTAGGCCTGCAAGTAAGAGTAGATCGACTTTTTGAACAAATTATGGGTGAAGATCAAAACTTTGGTCGAAGACCAATCGAGGTAAAATAA
- a CDS encoding nicotinate-nucleotide adenylyltransferase has protein sequence MQCVVKEKPQVKFEPATSSAQQIGIMGGTFNPVHLAHLVMAEQVRKQLHLDEIWFIPNNTPPHKQLAGNVSAKDRCAMLELATHDNPYFHVKLFEVMRGGTSYTVDTLRYLKKRAPRNQYYLIMGSDEVNDFENWREPETIALLSTLVGVRRPNYPQNPRFPMIWVDAPNLDISSSLIRKNVATGNSIRYLVPESVRLYIESRGLYRD, from the coding sequence ATGCAGTGTGTTGTAAAAGAAAAGCCACAAGTAAAATTTGAACCAGCTACAAGTTCTGCCCAGCAAATTGGAATTATGGGAGGAACTTTTAATCCAGTTCATCTTGCTCATTTAGTAATGGCAGAGCAAGTTAGAAAACAACTTCATTTAGACGAAATATGGTTTATCCCCAATAACACTCCACCTCACAAGCAACTAGCAGGTAACGTTAGTGCTAAAGATCGCTGTGCGATGCTTGAATTAGCTACGCATGATAATCCATATTTTCATGTTAAGCTTTTTGAGGTAATGCGGGGCGGCACTTCATATACAGTTGATACCTTGCGTTATCTGAAAAAAAGAGCACCGCGTAATCAATATTATTTGATTATGGGCAGTGACGAAGTAAATGATTTTGAAAATTGGCGTGAACCGGAAACAATTGCACTTTTATCGACATTAGTTGGAGTTAGAAGACCAAACTATCCGCAAAACCCGAGATTTCCAATGATTTGGGTGGATGCTCCAAATTTAGATATTTCGTCTTCTCTAATTCGTAAGAATGTAGCTACTGGTAATTCTATTCGGTATTTAGTGCCTGAGAGTGTCCGCTTATATATTGAATCAAGAGGCTTATATCGTGACTGA
- a CDS encoding acylphosphatase has translation MKTVTMKVTGLVQGVGFRWTTQMIAQDLGITGTVKNNPDGSVSIVAQGEELPLEHFIKKIKASPSVAGHVDHVDLNTVSDAEKFTRFSVVY, from the coding sequence ATGAAAACTGTCACAATGAAAGTTACCGGCCTTGTCCAAGGTGTTGGCTTTAGATGGACCACGCAAATGATTGCACAAGATTTAGGAATTACCGGAACTGTTAAAAATAATCCTGATGGATCAGTTTCTATTGTAGCTCAAGGGGAGGAGCTTCCTTTAGAACATTTTATTAAAAAAATTAAAGCTTCTCCTTCAGTAGCTGGACATGTAGATCATGTTGATTTAAATACAGTCTCTGATGCAGAAAAATTTACTCGCTTTAGTGTGGTTTATTGA
- the yqeH gene encoding ribosome biogenesis GTPase YqeH: MSEELRCIGCGSILQDQDPKKSGYLPTSALKKALTSDDNEVYCQRCFRLRHYNEIMPVEENNDDFLALLNSISQKKALVVNVVDLFDFSNSLISSIKRFIGGNEYILVVNKVDLFPKNSKESKIKDWMRQEANRNGLKPEKIFLVSAAKKKNLADLMAFLAKKGEKKDIYFVGTTNVGKSTLINAIINMNSDLKDVITTSKFPGTTLDEIKIPLSNGHYLIDTPGILNANQLASHLSGKELEVVEPKKPLKPATYQLLPGQTIFLAGLGRFDYVDGPSSGFTIYVARDLYVHRTKTENADTFYEKHKDDLLLPPSKDDCLGPLKGQTFSPKEKSDILFGGVGFITTPANVVVKAYTPEGIGLGIRRALI, from the coding sequence ATGAGTGAAGAATTGCGTTGTATTGGTTGTGGAAGTATATTGCAGGATCAAGATCCTAAAAAGTCGGGGTATTTACCAACTTCTGCCTTAAAAAAAGCTTTAACAAGTGACGACAATGAGGTATATTGCCAACGCTGCTTTAGATTAAGACACTATAACGAAATTATGCCAGTTGAAGAAAATAACGATGATTTTCTAGCCTTACTCAATTCAATTAGTCAAAAAAAGGCTTTGGTTGTTAACGTAGTTGATTTGTTTGATTTTAGCAACTCATTAATTTCTTCAATTAAACGTTTTATTGGCGGTAATGAATATATTTTAGTCGTTAACAAGGTAGATTTATTTCCTAAAAACTCTAAAGAGTCAAAAATCAAAGATTGGATGCGGCAAGAAGCTAATCGAAATGGCTTAAAGCCAGAAAAAATCTTTTTAGTTTCAGCTGCTAAAAAGAAAAATTTAGCTGATTTAATGGCTTTTCTAGCAAAAAAAGGTGAAAAGAAAGACATTTATTTTGTCGGGACTACTAATGTTGGAAAATCGACTTTAATCAATGCAATTATCAATATGAATAGTGACTTAAAAGATGTCATTACTACGTCTAAGTTTCCTGGAACAACTTTAGATGAAATTAAAATACCTCTTTCTAATGGTCATTATTTAATTGATACCCCAGGAATCTTGAATGCTAATCAGTTGGCTAGTCACTTAAGTGGCAAAGAACTAGAAGTTGTTGAACCAAAGAAACCATTAAAGCCAGCAACTTATCAGTTATTGCCGGGACAAACAATTTTCTTAGCTGGACTGGGGCGCTTTGATTATGTTGATGGACCATCATCTGGTTTTACAATTTATGTTGCACGAGACCTTTATGTTCACAGAACAAAGACTGAGAATGCTGATACATTTTATGAAAAGCATAAAGATGACTTATTACTTCCACCAAGTAAGGATGACTGTTTAGGACCATTAAAAGGACAAACATTTTCACCAAAAGAAAAAAGCGATATTTTGTTTGGGGGTGTAGGATTTATTACAACGCCAGCTAATGTTGTAGTAAAGGCTTATACGCCTGAAGGCATTGGTTTAGGAATTAGAAGAGCGTTGATATAA
- the yqeK gene encoding bis(5'-nucleosyl)-tetraphosphatase (symmetrical) YqeK — MTEINFTKTYSPLTSAEIVAKEKSNMDEKRFKHCIGVSKTSRKLAELNNYDPDKAALAGFIHDYAKQVSPERFIKVIKEQHFDQDLLNYNRAIWHGIVGAYFIEKELKITDPEILTAIRRHTTADVEMTILDKIVFVADFIEPGRDFPGVEEARKVAYDNLDDGVGFELAHTLDFLITNRKKIYPKTFAAYNKWAVKD; from the coding sequence GTGACTGAAATTAATTTTACGAAAACATATTCCCCGTTAACTTCTGCTGAAATTGTTGCTAAAGAAAAAAGCAATATGGATGAAAAAAGATTTAAGCATTGTATTGGTGTAAGCAAAACAAGTCGCAAGTTGGCTGAACTTAATAACTATGATCCAGACAAAGCAGCTTTAGCTGGATTTATTCATGATTATGCAAAGCAAGTATCTCCAGAACGATTTATTAAGGTAATTAAGGAGCAACACTTTGATCAAGACTTACTTAACTATAATCGTGCTATTTGGCATGGCATTGTAGGAGCATATTTCATTGAGAAAGAGTTAAAGATAACTGACCCTGAAATTTTAACTGCAATTAGACGTCATACAACAGCTGATGTTGAAATGACTATTTTAGATAAAATTGTCTTTGTTGCTGATTTTATAGAACCAGGACGTGATTTTCCTGGTGTAGAAGAGGCAAGAAAGGTGGCTTATGACAATTTAGATGATGGGGTAGGTTTTGAGTTAGCCCATACGCTTGACTTTTTAATAACTAATAGAAAAAAGATATATCCTAAGACTTTTGCTGCATATAATAAATGGGCTGTAAAGGATTAG
- a CDS encoding response regulator transcription factor: protein MSKILIIEDEKNLARFVELELRHEKYETQVEGNGRKGLDLALNEDFDAILLDLMLPDLNGLEIARRVRQEKTTPIIMMTARDSVIDRVSGLDHGADDYIVKPFAIEELLARLRAVLRRVQIEKRAMGDTMGVQKVVHFNDLTIETANRIVHRGDSTVDLTKREYNLLMTLIENKNNVVTREQLLNKIWGPESKIETNVVEVYVRYLRNKIDVPGRPSYIKTVRGTGYMVRTDENDEAREEAK, encoded by the coding sequence ATGAGTAAAATTCTGATTATTGAAGATGAAAAAAATCTTGCCCGTTTTGTAGAACTAGAATTAAGACATGAAAAATATGAAACTCAAGTTGAAGGAAACGGTCGAAAAGGATTAGATTTAGCATTAAACGAAGACTTCGATGCAATCTTACTTGATTTAATGTTGCCGGATCTTAACGGATTAGAAATTGCTCGTCGCGTTCGCCAAGAAAAAACTACTCCAATTATTATGATGACTGCAAGAGATTCAGTAATTGATCGAGTTTCTGGCTTAGATCACGGGGCTGATGACTATATTGTTAAGCCTTTTGCAATCGAAGAATTGTTGGCTCGTTTACGTGCAGTCTTAAGAAGAGTACAAATTGAAAAGAGAGCTATGGGCGATACGATGGGGGTTCAAAAAGTTGTTCATTTTAATGATCTAACCATTGAAACAGCTAACCGCATCGTTCATCGCGGAGATAGTACAGTCGATTTGACTAAGCGTGAGTACAACTTGTTAATGACATTAATTGAAAATAAAAATAATGTTGTTACTAGAGAGCAACTTTTAAATAAGATTTGGGGACCTGAATCTAAAATTGAAACTAATGTTGTCGAAGTATATGTACGTTATTTACGTAATAAAATCGATGTACCGGGCCGTCCTTCATACATCAAGACTGTCCGTGGTACCGGTTATATGGTAAGAACGGATGAAAATGATGAAGCACGTGAAGAAGCAAAATAA
- a CDS encoding HAMP domain-containing sensor histidine kinase translates to MKMMKHVKKQNKSTKETLKSSLTFKWVSLVAATITVSFVIFSIAIYSLVKQQIVSQERNLTESVATTFQRRLVEIPTSLQISNVVPQLSPNTNRILEGQTPITSNDGGNVFNDDVLATLSNRDTSITIYNPSGDVVFSNGNVPDNGMPHFSKTENHVLKVETTKGKIHMKIYQKIFSDKTRRLTGYLIVDNSMDQQNHVLKSIRNWMIGLSIIAIIVFVGLSYLIVNSVVQPIKKMSQISHDINEDPTNKRRVPDLHRNDELGELAISFNEMLDRMQAYMQQQKQFVGDVSHELRTPVAVIEGHLNLLERWGKDDPQVLEESIQASLQESKRMKHLIQEMLDLTRAEQVDLQYPDKTADVNEVLNRTVNDMRMIHQDFTITYDDSDLAPDTIIKIYRNHLEQILIILIDNAIKYSTDRKEILVDAATEKDKVKISVQDFGEGIAPDEQDKIFNRFYRVDKARTREKGGNGLGLAIAQKLVESYHGKISVSSTLGSGSKFMIEFPLLKSKSENK, encoded by the coding sequence ATGAAAATGATGAAGCACGTGAAGAAGCAAAATAAATCTACCAAAGAGACCCTCAAGTCCTCGCTAACCTTTAAGTGGGTAAGCTTAGTTGCAGCGACAATTACGGTCTCTTTTGTTATATTTTCAATTGCAATTTATTCTTTGGTGAAACAGCAAATTGTTTCGCAGGAAAGAAATTTGACTGAAAGTGTCGCTACCACCTTTCAGAGAAGATTGGTGGAAATCCCGACAAGTCTCCAGATTTCAAATGTAGTTCCTCAGCTTTCGCCTAATACTAATCGAATTTTGGAAGGTCAAACCCCTATTACTTCAAATGATGGGGGAAATGTCTTTAATGATGATGTGCTAGCGACTTTGTCGAATCGAGATACAAGTATTACTATTTATAACCCAAGTGGAGATGTGGTTTTTAGTAATGGAAATGTTCCTGATAATGGAATGCCTCATTTTAGCAAGACAGAGAATCATGTTTTAAAGGTAGAAACCACAAAAGGAAAAATCCATATGAAAATTTATCAGAAGATTTTTTCTGATAAAACACGCCGATTAACAGGATACTTAATTGTTGATAATTCGATGGATCAACAAAATCATGTTTTAAAATCAATTCGTAATTGGATGATTGGTCTATCGATTATTGCAATTATTGTTTTTGTTGGTTTATCCTATTTGATTGTTAATAGTGTTGTACAGCCGATCAAAAAAATGTCACAGATTTCTCATGATATTAATGAAGATCCGACTAATAAACGAAGAGTTCCAGATCTCCATCGAAATGATGAGTTAGGTGAATTAGCTATTTCATTTAATGAGATGCTAGATCGAATGCAGGCGTATATGCAGCAACAGAAGCAATTCGTGGGGGATGTATCTCATGAGTTACGTACGCCGGTAGCTGTTATTGAGGGACACTTGAATTTGCTAGAACGATGGGGAAAAGATGATCCGCAAGTCCTAGAAGAATCAATTCAAGCTTCTCTTCAAGAAAGCAAACGAATGAAACATTTGATTCAAGAGATGCTTGATTTAACTAGAGCTGAGCAAGTTGATTTACAGTATCCTGATAAAACGGCTGATGTTAACGAAGTTCTCAATCGAACAGTTAATGATATGAGAATGATTCATCAAGATTTTACAATTACATATGATGACAGCGACTTAGCACCAGATACAATTATCAAGATTTATCGTAACCATTTAGAGCAGATTTTGATTATTTTGATTGATAACGCAATTAAGTATTCCACGGATCGCAAAGAAATTTTGGTAGATGCTGCTACTGAAAAAGATAAGGTTAAAATTTCTGTCCAAGATTTTGGCGAAGGAATTGCACCTGATGAGCAGGATAAAATCTTCAATCGCTTCTATCGCGTAGATAAAGCTCGAACCCGTGAAAAAGGTGGTAATGGTCTAGGTTTAGCTATTGCTCAAAAATTAGTTGAAAGCTACCATGGAAAAATTAGTGTTAGTTCAACACTTGGTTCAGGTAGTAAGTTTATGATTGAATTTCCCTTGTTGAAGTCTAAATCAGAAAATAAATGA
- the add gene encoding adenosine deaminase: MRNFIDLHLHLDGSLPYTTVKKLIRVHNFPTLTDSQLKEKLSVSERCANLQEYLTKFDFPLLLLQTKKDLEIAIFDLLQQLRSQGLVYTEIRFAPQLHTQKDLTQEDAIKACILGLKKFYSWQDNHEDNVYPLHANLILCLMRLPNREQENNLTVKLAAKYANKYVVGIDLAGPEGPIPNKKFKPYFDDAKEMHIPFTIHAGEAAGPESMQEALDLGTKRIGHGVRCLESDQLVHELVDQNITLECCATSNLNTKVFKNIDSYPIRKLLSRKIKATLNCDNMTVSNTNLPKEFKLLEAKTNLTNTDEHQLLLNSINAAFASNQEKNRLLHIFN; the protein is encoded by the coding sequence ATGAGGAATTTTATTGATCTCCATCTTCATTTAGATGGTTCTTTGCCATACACTACTGTTAAAAAATTAATAAGAGTACACAATTTTCCTACTTTAACTGATTCACAATTAAAAGAAAAGCTATCTGTTTCTGAAAGATGTGCTAATTTACAAGAATATTTAACTAAATTTGACTTTCCCTTATTGTTATTACAAACAAAAAAAGATCTAGAAATAGCAATTTTTGATCTTTTACAACAGCTTCGCTCCCAAGGGTTAGTTTACACAGAGATTCGTTTTGCACCGCAGCTTCATACACAAAAAGATCTTACTCAAGAAGATGCAATTAAAGCCTGTATTTTAGGATTAAAAAAATTCTACAGCTGGCAAGATAACCACGAAGACAACGTTTATCCCCTTCATGCCAATTTAATCCTCTGTCTCATGCGTCTCCCCAATCGAGAGCAGGAAAACAATTTAACTGTTAAATTAGCCGCTAAATATGCTAATAAATATGTTGTTGGTATTGACCTAGCAGGTCCAGAAGGTCCAATTCCAAATAAAAAATTTAAGCCCTACTTTGACGATGCAAAAGAAATGCATATTCCATTTACGATTCACGCTGGAGAAGCTGCGGGTCCTGAATCCATGCAAGAAGCTCTGGATCTAGGTACTAAAAGAATTGGACATGGAGTACGTTGCTTAGAAAGTGATCAACTAGTTCACGAATTAGTTGACCAAAATATTACTTTAGAATGTTGCGCCACTTCTAATCTCAATACTAAAGTATTTAAAAACATTGACTCTTATCCAATCAGAAAACTACTTTCAAGAAAAATAAAGGCAACACTGAATTGTGACAATATGACTGTTTCAAATACTAACTTACCTAAAGAATTTAAATTACTTGAAGCTAAAACTAATCTTACAAATACAGATGAACATCAATTATTATTAAATTCCATTAATGCTGCCTTTGCTTCTAACCAAGAAAAAAATCGCTTATTACATATCTTCAACTAA
- the rsfS gene encoding ribosome silencing factor: MDSKKLLDLTVEAIDERHGEDTEAYDMQGISILADYYVVTTAGSNRQLHAIVNSIIDKIHEQGKEDYRIEGTRDSNWLLVDMGDVVVNVFTEDARDFYGLEKLWSNGKKLELNLD, encoded by the coding sequence TTGGATAGCAAGAAATTATTAGATTTAACTGTAGAAGCAATTGATGAGAGACATGGTGAAGATACTGAAGCATATGATATGCAAGGAATTAGTATCCTAGCAGATTACTATGTTGTAACTACTGCAGGTTCAAATCGTCAACTCCATGCAATTGTTAATAGCATTATTGATAAAATTCATGAGCAAGGAAAAGAAGATTACCGTATTGAAGGAACTCGAGACTCTAACTGGCTTTTAGTAGATATGGGAGACGTAGTCGTAAATGTGTTTACGGAAGATGCAAGAGACTTTTATGGCTTAGAAAAGCTCTGGAGCAACGGTAAGAAGTTAGAATTAAACTTAGATTAA
- the rpmI gene encoding 50S ribosomal protein L35, translated as MPKQKTHRASAKRFKRTANGGLKRHHAYTGHRFHGKTKKQRRHLRKAAMVSASDLKRIKQMLSQMR; from the coding sequence ATGCCAAAGCAAAAAACACACCGCGCTTCAGCAAAGCGTTTCAAGAGAACTGCTAATGGTGGTTTAAAGCGTCACCATGCTTACACTGGACACCGTTTCCACGGTAAGACTAAGAAACAACGTCGTCATTTGAGAAAAGCTGCTATGGTTTCAGCAAGTGACTTAAAGCGCATCAAACAGATGCTTTCCCAAATGCGTTAA
- a CDS encoding DUF177 domain-containing protein, giving the protein MLNFSYSQIKNSRNPLTHADEDVELSKDFFDRSKELLEDAKNVHVSGDFFYDEPFVTGNFTVEADVVAPSTRSLKPVKLHQKFNFTENYSEVEPTQEQLDEEDTIVTVKDDKIDLQKAVEDNLLLSLPSVILTPQEKNEGDFPEGKGWKVISQAAYQEEQSNKENPAFAKLKDLFKDEKNKE; this is encoded by the coding sequence ATGTTAAATTTTTCATATTCACAAATTAAAAATAGCCGTAATCCCTTGACTCACGCTGATGAAGATGTGGAGTTAAGCAAAGATTTTTTTGATAGAAGTAAAGAATTACTTGAAGATGCCAAAAACGTGCATGTTAGTGGCGATTTCTTCTATGATGAACCCTTTGTAACTGGTAATTTCACTGTAGAAGCAGATGTAGTTGCCCCATCTACTAGAAGCTTAAAACCAGTAAAATTGCATCAAAAGTTTAATTTTACTGAAAATTATAGTGAAGTTGAGCCAACTCAAGAACAACTTGATGAAGAAGATACTATCGTAACTGTTAAAGATGATAAAATTGATCTTCAAAAAGCTGTAGAAGATAACTTATTATTAAGTTTGCCATCAGTGATCCTGACTCCTCAGGAAAAAAATGAAGGTGATTTCCCTGAAGGAAAAGGATGGAAGGTTATTTCTCAAGCGGCTTATCAAGAAGAACAATCAAATAAAGAAAATCCAGCCTTTGCTAAGCTTAAAGATTTATTCAAAGATGAAAAAAACAAGGAATAA